In the Nerophis ophidion isolate RoL-2023_Sa linkage group LG01, RoL_Noph_v1.0, whole genome shotgun sequence genome, one interval contains:
- the htr1aa gene encoding 5-hydroxytryptamine (serotonin) receptor 1A a, protein MDYLTATGNHSNATGGYPPGVEVVADWLGSDNGTGSAGFSPHMELGYQVLTSLLLGALILCSVFGNACVVAAIALERSLQNVANYLIGSLAVTDLMVSVLVLPMAALYQVLNKWTLGQGICDLFISLDVLCCTSSILHLCAIALDRYWAITDPIDYVNKRTPRRAAILISVTWLVGFSISIPPMLGWRSAEDRADPDACIISQDPGYTIYSTFGAFYIPLILMLVLYGRIFKAARFRIRKTVRKEKVKADRCLTLSPAALHKSVEATRPCVNGAVQFGDEGESLEVVEVSSSKSHLALPNTPQSSSHENLNERNSGAKRKLALARERKTVKTLGIIMGTFIFCWLPFFIVALVLPFCAESCFMPDWLGAVINWLGYSNSLLNPIIYAYFNKDFQSAFKKILKCKFHRP, encoded by the coding sequence ATGGATTACCTCACCGCCACGGGCAACCACAGCAACGCCACCGGGGGCTACCCTCCAGGGGTGGAGGTGGTCGCGGACTGGCTGGGCTCCGACAACGGCACCGGTTCTGCGGGGTTCTCCCCCCACATGGAGCTGGGCTATCAGGTGCTCACCTCCCTGCTCCTGGGGGCCCTCATCTTGTGCTCCGTGTTCGGCAACGCGTGCGTGGTGGCCGCCATCGCCCTGGAGAGGTCCCTCCAGAATGTGGCCAACTACCTGATCGGATCCCTGGCCGTGACAGACCTCATGGTGTCGGTGCTGGTGCTGCCCATGGCGGCCCTGTACCAGGTTCTGAACAAGTGGACTCTGGGCCAGGGCATCTGCGACTTGTTTATCTCCCTGGACGTGTTGTGCTGCACGTCCTCCATCCTGCACCTGTGCGCCATCGCGCTGGACCGCTACTGGGCCATCACGGACCCCATAGACTATGTCAACAAGCGCACCCCGAGGAGAGCCGCGATCCTCATCAGCGTCACCTGGCTGGTGGGCTTCTCCATCTCCATCCCGCCCATGCTGGGGTGGAGAAGCGCAGAAGACCGCGCTGACCCGGACGCGTGCATCATCAGCCAGGACCCGGGCTACACCATCTACTCCACCTTCGGGGCGTTCTACATCCCCCTCATCCTCATGTTGGTCCTCTACGGGCGGATCTTCAAGGCGGCTCGCTTTCGGATTCGGAAGACGGTGAGGAAAGAGAAAGTGAAAGCCGACAGGTGCTTGACTTTGTCCCCGGCGGCGCTCCACAAGAGCGTGGAGGCAACCAGGCCGTGCGTAAACGGCGCCGTGCAGTTCGGCGACGAGGGCGAGTCCCTGGAGGTGGTGGAGGTGAGCAGCTCCAAGAGCCACCTGGCCCTGCCCAACACGCCGCAGTCGTCGTCGCACGAAAACCTCAACGAGAGGAACTCTGGGGCCAAGCGCAAGTTGGCCCTGGCGCGGGAGCGCAAGACGGTGAAGACGCTGGGCATCATCATGGGCACCTTCATCTTCTGCTGGCTGCCCTTCTTCATCGTGGCCCTGGTGCTGCCTTTCTGCGCCGAGAGCTGCTTCATGCCGGACTGGCTGGGCGCCGTCATCAACTGGCTGGGCTACTCCAACTCCCTGCTCAACCCCATCATCTACGCCTACTTCAACAAGGACTTCCAAAGTGCTTTCAAGAAGATACTCAAGTGCAAATTCCACAGGCCGTGA